The following nucleotide sequence is from Azoarcus sp. CIB.
CTCCCACGAAATCGGGCGCCAAGGCGGCGCCGAAATCATCCGGCAAGTCGGCCAAACCCGCGCAGAAGAACCAGAAACGCTGACGGCGGTGAACCGCCTCAGGCGGGCCAGTGGCAGCGCACGCTGCGCCCGCCGCGCAGCTCGGTGACTGCGGGGTACTGCGCGCGGCAGATGTCGGTCGCCCGCTCGCAGCGCGGGTGGAAATGGCAGCCCGCAGGCGGCGCCAGCGGCGACGGCAGGTCGCCGGCCACCACCGGGCGTGCGGCACCGGGCGTGCCGCCTGCATGCGCCGCAGTTTCGCGCTCGATGTCCGGAACCGCCGCGAGCAGCGCGCGGGTGTAGGGATGTGCGGGTGACCCGAGCACACTCCCCACCGGCCCCTGCTCGACGATGCGCCCCAGGTACATCACCGCGACTTCGTCGGCGAGCCAGCTCACCACGCCGATGTTGTGCGTGATGAAGAGGTAGGCGAGATCGAACTCCGCCTGCAGCTCGCGCATCAGGTTGAGGATCTGCGCCTGCACCGACACGTCCAGCGCGCTCGTCGGCTCGTCGCACACGATCAATTTCGGCCGTACCGCGAGCGCGCGGGCGATCGCGATGCGCTGGCGCTGGCCACCGGAGAATTCGTGCGGATAGCGCAGCTTCATTTCCGGCGTGAGTCCCACGCGCGCAAGCAGCGCGTCGATGCGCCCGGCACGCTTCAGCGGATCCGGCTCGACGCCCAGCGCGAGCATGCCCTCCTCGATGATCTCGCCGACGCGCATGCGCGGATTCAGCGACGCGAAGGGATCCTGGAACACCATCTGGAAGTCGCGCCGCAGCGCGCGCAAGGCCGGCCGGGACAGGCCCGCGAGCAGCGTGCCGTCGAGGTACACCTCGCCGCCCGTCGGCGTCACGAGCTGCAGGATCGCCTTGCCGGCGGTCGTCTTGCCGCAGCCTGACTCGCCCACCAGCGCCAGCGTGCGGCCCGGCGCAAGCGCGAGGCTCACGCCATCGACGGCGCGCACGCGCGCCACCTCGCGTCGCAGGAGGCCCTTGCGCACCGGGAAATGCACCTGCAGGTCGCGCACGTCGAGCAGCGGCACCGTCCTTGTGCCTGCGCGCGCGTCCGCCGCGACGGCCACGGGCGCCGCAGCGGCGGCAGCCGTGCGCCCATCGACGTAACCTTCCGCGCAATTTTCCGCGTACAGATGGCAACGCACCGCCTGCGCCCCCACGGCCTGCCACGCCGGGGCCTCGTGATGACACCGGTCGAACACATCGGGGCAGCGCCCGGCGAAGCGGCAGCCGGTGAAGGCCTGATCGAGCGGGGGCACATGTCCGCCCAGCGCCGCCAACGGACGGCCACGCTGGGCGTCGGTCGGGAGCGCGGCGAAG
It contains:
- a CDS encoding dipeptide ABC transporter ATP-binding protein; protein product: MTVLAGTDRPQVAQQDRPLDAPLLDVRDLRVQIGAAARPVRPVDGVGFSIAAGETFALLGESGCGKSMTALALLRLLPDAGRIVGGEVRFAGDELLARSEAGMREVRGGRIAMIFQEPSTSLNPVMTVMTQIGEVLARHRGLRGVVARAEAQRLLDAVGIPDAGRRLDDYPFQFSGGMKQRVMIAMALAGEPELLIADEPTTALDVTIQAQVLDLLARLQAERGMGMLLITHDLGVVARMAQRIGVMYAGELVETGAREDFFREPLHPYSRKLFAALPTDAQRGRPLAALGGHVPPLDQAFTGCRFAGRCPDVFDRCHHEAPAWQAVGAQAVRCHLYAENCAEGYVDGRTAAAAAAPVAVAADARAGTRTVPLLDVRDLQVHFPVRKGLLRREVARVRAVDGVSLALAPGRTLALVGESGCGKTTAGKAILQLVTPTGGEVYLDGTLLAGLSRPALRALRRDFQMVFQDPFASLNPRMRVGEIIEEGMLALGVEPDPLKRAGRIDALLARVGLTPEMKLRYPHEFSGGQRQRIAIARALAVRPKLIVCDEPTSALDVSVQAQILNLMRELQAEFDLAYLFITHNIGVVSWLADEVAVMYLGRIVEQGPVGSVLGSPAHPYTRALLAAVPDIERETAAHAGGTPGAARPVVAGDLPSPLAPPAGCHFHPRCERATDICRAQYPAVTELRGGRSVRCHWPA